The proteins below come from a single Stomoxys calcitrans chromosome 1, idStoCalc2.1, whole genome shotgun sequence genomic window:
- the LOC106090197 gene encoding histone chaperone asf1, which translates to MAKVHITNVVVLDNPSSFFNPFQFELTFECIEELKEDLEWKMIYVGSAESEEYDQVLDTIYVGPVPEGRHIFVFQADPPDVTKIPEQDAVGVTIVLLTCSYRGQEFVRVGYFINNEYADQEMRENPPPKPMFDKLTRNILATKPRVTRFKINWDDTPANGHTNGNGEHIDDDMQCGETEMNGASTLSANNHPEGTMDENSLAMPIENGVNALNENSNSLAMEC; encoded by the coding sequence ATGGCAAAAGTTCACATAACCAATGTGGTGGTTCTAGACAATCCGAGCAGTTTCTTCAATCCTTTCCAATTCGAACTAACTTTCGAATGTATTGAGGAACTGAAGGAGGATTTGGAATGGAAAATGATTTATGTGGGTTCAGCAGAGTCCGAGGAGTATGATCAGGTATTGGATACTATATATGTTGGTCCCGTACCCGAGGGCagacacatttttgtttttcaagctGATCCACCCGATGTCACAAAAATACCAGAACAAGATGCTGTTGGTGTTACAATAGTTCTGTTGACTTGTTCATATCGTGGACAGGAGTTTGTACGAGTGGGCTACTTCATAAATAATGAATACGCCGATCAAGAAATGCGTGAAAATCCTCCCCCCAAACCAATGTTCGATAAGCTCACCCGCAATATATTAGCCACAAAACCCCGTGTTACCCGCTTCAAAATTAATTGGGACGATACTCCCGCAAATGGTCATACTAATGGCAATGGCGAACACATCGATGATGATATGCAGTGTGGAGAGACTGAAATGAATGGTGCTTCAACGTTATCTGCGAATAATCATCCGGAAGGTACAATGGATGAGAATAGTTTAGCTATGCCCATAGAGAATGGGGTGAATGCCTTAAATGAGAATTCAAATTCATTAGCTATGGAATGTTAG
- the LOC106090196 gene encoding uncharacterized protein LOC106090196: MDTSELCDDGATVPEKPCCPSNQKPELYGKQNNNGSTCNTDICKVFGGHDTKPFPDYPCLKTDLKSKNLNKNSLGSTLGMVASNINLKSGCQISNIAQARFATYLKAFAYLYLQPETMWTSILLDAIIQEGLALYSQSEKDENQLDSPANIYSESEKKIRREFEMSGFNFHVELMENFHNENNPGDEFGGHGDGSKTEELCLAALEPALRNFLRQHQHCLLTFGSSIYAMVWRTCGSFFILDLCGRNLDFHADRDNGVAMLVCLKTLENVRHLLIGLGKLTNVDFCTLREIKLVKVIMPSGDVKQRDFGRRVHEYKIVNDDNAYLRASLHLTLNKLDLLRNRSALAAGVVTMACSKIEHPATWNMKMLDKLLCFAVHFSQTCWFKCLQNEGMDILEFPRVFILGQFSIEIELKPCSYEGIWRCVPGHKGSEMALALEKAFKENHKRLLIQINQQMYALWKKQNFLYLLDPYRHRILGMPGNTEIYEEMEKSASLRMFRTFEDLMKTFNNILLDSNRTSAFIIHALHIKRIHLRDQKEVEDWLPGKIKTLNARICFEETDNFCLKALAEISDYEDEDLLSEVEELELKTSSSEAEDDLEEEEAAAAGGEEEEMEGLETSSSDEDNAIMKTGKEKSKVAMGKAKRDKHDNKKTRGKGSKKPDNTSDANKRHKACENAEDELDDNLTAKKSKGSKQKSNSKETHNKGRGVKNLNDIEKENEEGNIKVEQQPEKKSNKKVDMTNLPNDKNKPSNQQNKVEEAKDKEVRKDNDKEKETKDKNKEGEKEKFPVIHEYSKPTTTGIQNKVTGDSPTPPLAHQNKVTTDQQIKANFIDPRKIVHLHSEGDEKLQLSNEECYHKDGTEADDEEDDFFKIVKHFCTAPNPRRYPGFYKYPLDMAVVGSENGSYHSLCKLLQAGFRRADRILAMTPWGNFVVFRDCLNREMKNNKSKRQYYLFDGCTCNVNRFRHLDLSIGTAGLVCLESLHDVIEYMRGIQKQRGREEVRHQQLTMTADAICQQYCQ, from the coding sequence atttaaaatcaaaaaatctcAATAAAAATTCTCTTGGCTCTACTTTGGGCATGGTGGCCTCAAATATCAATTTGAAAAGTGGATGCCAAATTTCCAATATTGCACAGGCTCGTTTTGCCACCTATCTTAAAGCATTTGCCTATCTGTATCTACAGCCGGAGACAATGTGGACTTCAATTTTGCTAGACGCCATAATACAGGAAGGTTTAGCTTTGTATTCTCAGTCTGAAAAAGATGAAAACCAGCTGGACTCACCAGCTAATATATACAGCGAAAGTGAAAAGAAAATCCGTAGAGAATTTGAAATGTCTGGCTTTAACTTCCATGTGGAacttatggaaaattttcataatgaaaATAACCCTGGCGATGAATTCGGTGGTCATGGTGATGGCTCTAAAACTGAAGAATTATGCTTAGCTGCTTTGGAACCAGccttaagaaattttcttcgaCAGCACCAGCATTGCTTGCTGACGTTTGGATCCTCTATTTATGCCATGGTATGGCGTACGTGTGGctcttttttcattttggatTTGTGTGGACGAAATTTGGATTTTCATGCCGATCGTGACAATGGCGTGGCCATGCTTGTCTGCCTCAAGACCTTGGAGAATGTGCGTCATTTGCTTATCGGCTTGGGTAAATTAACAAATGTAGATTTTTGCACTTTGCGTGAAATAAAGTTGGTTAAGGTGATTATGCCCTCGGGAGATGTCAAGCAGCGAGACTTTGGCCGCCGTGTTCATGAATACAAAATAGTCAATGATGACAATGCCTATCTGAGGGCCTCCTTACATTTAACCCTTAACAAATTGGATTTATTAAGAAATCGTAGTGCTTTAGCTGCTGGAGTGGTGACCATGGCGTGTTCCAAAATTGAACATCCGGCCACTTGGAATATGAAAATGTTGGATAAGTTGCTATGCTTTGCAGTGCATTTTAGCCAGACCTGTTGGTTTAAATGTTTGCAAAACGAGGGCATGGACATACTAGAATTCCCCAGAGTCTTTATTTTAggacaattttctatagaaattgaaCTTAAGCCCTGTAGCTATGAGGGCATATGGCGTTGTGTACCCGGCCATAAGGGCAGTGAAATGGCGCTGGCCTTGGAAAAGGCTTTCAAGGAAAACCATAAAAGGCTGCTTATACAAATAAACCAGCAGATGTATGCCTTATGgaagaaacaaaatttcctgtaTCTACTCGATCCATATCGGCATAGAATTCTGGGCATGCCCGGGAATACGGAGATCTACGAGGAAATGGAGAAAAGTGCCAGTCTGCGCATGTTTCGCACTTTCGAAGACCTTATGAAgactttcaataacattttactTGATTCAAATCGTACCAGTGCTTTCATCATACATGCCCTGCACATCAAAAGAATCCATTTAAGAGATCAAAAGGAAGTAGAGGATTGGCTTCCTGGAAAAATTAAAACGTTAAATGCTCGCATTTGCTTTGAAGAAACCGATAATTTCTGTCTGAAAGCCTTGGCTGAAATTAGTGACTATGAAGATGAAGATCTACTCTCTGAGGTCGAAGAATTAGAGTTGAAGACATCCTCTAGTGAAGCTGAGGATGACTTGGAAGAAGAGGAGGCAGCAGCTGCTGGTGGGGAAGAAGAAGAAATGGAAGGTTTAGAGACTTCATCAAGTGATGAAGATAATGCCATAATGAAGACTGGCAAGGAAAAAAGCAAAGTTGCAATGGGAAAGGCTAAGAGAGACAAACATGACAACAAAAAAACTAGAGGTAAAGGTTCTAAGAAGCCGGATAACACTTCGGATGCCAATAAGCGCCACAAAGCTTGCGAAAACGCCGAAGATGAGCTTGATGACAATCTAACTGCCAAAAAATCCAAAGGCTCGAAGCAAAAATCCAATAGCAAGGAAACCCATAACAAAGGAAGAGGTGTAAAGAATTTAAACGATATTGAGAAAGAGAACGAGGAGGGGAACATAAAAGTAGAACAGCAGCCTGAGaagaaatcaaacaaaaaagttGATATGACAAATTTGCCTAACGATAAGAACAAGCCTTCCAACCAGCAAAACAAAGTTGAAGAGGCCAAAGATAAAGAGGTCCGCAAGGATAATGACAAGGAAAAGGAAACAAAGGATAAGAATAAGGAAGGAGAGAAAGAAAAATTTCCTGTAATCCATGAATAttcaaaaccaacaacaacaggcATACAAAACAAAGTCACTGGAGATAGCCCAACCCCACCTCTGGCTCATCAGAACAAAGTCACGACAGACCAGCAAATCAAAGCCAATTTTATAGATCCAAGGAAAATTGTCCACCTTCATAGCGAAGGAGACGAAAAGCTGCAGCTTTCTAATGAAGAATGCTACCACAAAGATGGCACCGAAGCTGATGATGAGGAAgatgatttctttaaaattgttaaacatttttgcACTGCTCCCAATCCTCGTCGTTATCCTGGTTTTTATAAATACCCTCTTGATATGGCTGTGGTGGGCTCGGAAAATGGTAGCTACCATAGTTTGTGCAAACTTTTACAAGCAGGATTTCGTCGAGCCGATCGTATACTAGCCATGACACCTTGGGGTAACTTTGTCGTCTTCCGAGATTGCCTAAACAGAGAAATGAAGAATAACAAAAGTAAACGTCAGTACTATCTCTTTGATGGCTGCACATGCAATGTCAATCGTTTTCGTCATTTAGATTTGAGCATAGGAACAGCGGGACTTGTATgtcttgaaagtttgcatgatgTAATTGAGTACATGAGAGGAATACAAAAACAAAGAGGAAGGGAAGAAGTGCGACACCAACAGCTAACAATGACGGCAGATGCGATATGTCAGCAATATTGCCAGTAA
- the LOC106090203 gene encoding trafficking protein particle complex subunit 8, producing MIHLTGQNYNSRDIVQNIFSPLIGVLCSPYADEVCHRNNLSFPELLQPFAKLQNDAHFRDISGTSVSIRGLRLNFCDVDWRPPQTVLARKMLNESTTVYNEKTKIIHLADISLELPSSEPWFENWRETFLTVQYTADHEFTRNLLSCLIVLSSGDPNIVETAHKLSQRVHQMQSVTPQKLPKWFHSSDVLNSYVVLHEGTQGDLSKAQQGYEMLKSTFGDTKCFLIQINSLDANVTTTEVPDYWTSFLKRQPKTGEGQSGGSIGDKTPQDGVSAVAMPSMQMSLLSDAMANNEASDLASILHPLSPVQENATEAINSKFSVSSESIASQTINPNVWIGDFDAPHGQCLNAMDVENLRHFVQDYAVRALIPYVEHLVGILNEAVTNKKGVSKSLLSATKRWFVTSKPGAAASNQNAVIYTHESAELQTRKLGDLYFMFGHYNMAFQAYHQAKRDFNADSAWQYYAGALEMAAISAFMLGTASRKTYDYMEDAINCYLNTCKLQQFATRATLLSVECLKTGRLYGEAAKQLIRMSSEESDLRSALFLEQAAYCFLACSPAMYRNYAFQIILSGNRYSRAGQRKHAYRCYAQAYQVFQQKGWSLAEDHIQYTMAKQAYMLKKLEEASRSYAHLLRPGSLQNGQQQLSFLKEFIQTQNEFIKRHPEMGLMPHALPQVIQDSIKVLTLSPPAVVTAQYIPATNMDINTDLSDETIWHKLEEMLVTTASANKPQVFKPSRSLFTKENPTVDNPVAIQGEPIELSVTICNTIRCGILLSNVELLWRLKLENDEELTNMCLFENGGENPNNAAIKAAVKCGQPQSVQLEEKASQTLYFKLTPKLTGRFTVVGMVANVASVAEPQATLLGSLQFETQVLRQTGNKAPLFDQKLNIRVIPTLPSLNVSFSAIPSDLIAGEIVPVTISFRNDSIKPIDEILLGCDSPRWLTLQDKDTTIPLSLLSSIKDLSNEKLVKDKEIRQQHVSRLFKSKTDGALKAQEGSVITAWLQAPYEKGEFTLRLLFYYGFSPDGKSGNLKYRLVRHNWKFNIHECLQTEATCVLSNATTGELGMNIDIRNENKIHHAVMSELYVNSFALYCEQFQINKDKLYWINQMEISTGLQGDNCLKPSKNASFQCRLTERTSAADKPLPQELLKSRLSYMNIYTKKPANNTEPNIPKMSEMYSFLTKHETVFFNPSITTEEFNNIVASYKPHTTIAICWSAAIVQNSQQRQAYGQHFIQLKNIYEKKACPYQTDEIKQFRHDLDKEHEKQFNIQQFCSKPPQDIYELLDAESGKNTERYMPFGDDDDDFWEPNEMYVGQRCFLEDESFLVASKA from the exons ATGATCCACCTAACCGGACAGAACTATAATTCTCGTgatattgtgcaaaatatctTTTCCCCATTAATAGGCGTTTTGTGTAGTCCCTACGCGGATGAAGTGTGCCACCGTAATAATTTGTCCTTCCCAGAATTGTTGCAGCCTTTTGCAAAACTTCAAAATgatg CGCATTTTCGTGATATATCTGGGACCAGCGTCTCTATAAGAGGATTACGTCTAAATTTTTGTGATGTAGATTGGAGGCCCCCACAGACTGTTTTAGCCAGGAAAATGTTAAATGAGTCTACAACAGTGTATaatgaaaaaactaaaataatacATTTGG CTGATATTTCCCTGGAGTTGCCTTCCTCAGAGCCATGGTTTGAGAATTGGCGTGAAACGTTTTTGACGGTTCAGTATACCGCGGACCATGAGTTTACTCGCAATCTTCTTAGTTGTCTTATTGTTTTGTCCAGTGGAGATCCAAATATTGTGGAAACAGCGCACAAATTGTCTCAACGAGTTCATCAAATGCAAAGTGTCACTCCTCAAAAACTACCAAAATGGTTTCATTCATCTGATGTACTCAACAGTTATGTGGTCTTGCATGAGGGTACCCAAGGTGATCTTTCCAAAGCTCAGCAAGGCTATGAAATGTTAAAATCAACATTTGGAGATACCAAGTGTTTTCTAATACAAATTAATTCATTGGATGCAAATGTAACTACAACCGAGGTGCCCGACTATTGGACATCATTTCTGAAAAGGCAGCCGAAAACTGGCGAAGGCCAAAGTGGGGGCAGTATTGGTGACAAAACTCCTCAAGACGGCGTCTCAGCCGTTGCCATGCCATCAATGCAAATGTCTTTGTTGAGTGATGCAATGGCTAATAATGAAGCCAGTGATCTTGCAAGCATTTTGCATCCATTGAGCCCTGTACAGGAGAATGCAACAGAGGCCATT AATTCCAAATTTTCTGTAAGCAGTGAAAGTATTGCTTCACAAACCATTAATCCAAATGTATGGATAGGCGATTTTGATGCTCCCCATGGCCAATGTTTAAATGCCATGGACGTTGAAAACTTGAGGCATTTCGTACAAGATTATGCCGTACGTGCTTTAATACCCTATGTTGAGCATTTAGTGGGAATTCTAAATGAGGCT GTTACCAACAAAAAGGGCGTAAGCAAGTCTTTGTTAAGCGCTACAAAGCGTTGGTTTGTCACCAGTAAACCTGGGGCTGCTGCCAGTAATCAAAATGCAGTCAT CTACACCCATGAATCTGCAGAGCTTCAAACTCGTAAACTGGGTGATCTATACTTTATGTTTGGGCATTACAACATGGCTTTTCAAGCTTATCACCAGGCTAAAAGAGATTTTAATGCAGATTCCGCATGGCAATATTATGCAGGTGCATTAGAAATGGCAGCGATATCCGCATTTATGTTGGGTACAGCGAGTCGCAAAACTTATGACTACATGGAAGATGCCATTAATTGTTATCTTAACACCTGCAA ATTACAACAATTTGCAACACGTGCCACGTTACTTAGTGTTGAATGTCTGAAGACAGGTAGATTGTATGGTGAAGCTGCTAAGCAATTAATCCGCATGAGCAGTGAAGAATCGGATTTGCGTTCAGCTTTGTTTTTGGAACAAGCTGCATATTGCTTTTTGGCTTGCTCCCCAGCCATGTATCGCAATTACGCATTCCAAATAATACTTTCGGGCAATCGGTATTCAAGAGCCGGGCAAAGAAAGCATGCATATCGCTGTTATGCCCAAGCATATCAGGTGTTCCAGCAAAAAGGTTGGAGCTTAGCTGAGGATCATATTCAGTATACAATGGCCAAACAGGCCTATATGTTGAAAAAGCTAGAAGAGGCCAGTCGTTCATATGCTCATTTGTTGCGGCCGGGTAGTTTGCAAAATGGCCAGCAACAATTAAGCTTTTTGAAAGAGTTTATACAAACTCAAAAC GAATTTATTAAACGTCATCCAGAAATGGGTTTGATGCCCCATGCCTTGCCCCAAGTGATACAAGACTCTATAAAGGTATTGACCTTATCGCCTCCAGCAGTGGTCACAGCCCAATATATACCGGCTACCAATATGGACATTAAT ACCGACCTGAGTGATGAAACAATTTGGCATAAACTCGAAGAAATGCTTGTGACCACTGCCTCGGCCAATAAGCCACAGGTATTCAAACCATCACGTAGTCTATTTACCAAAGAAAATCCCACTGTTGATAATCCCGTGGCTATACAAGGAG AACCAATCGAATTGTCAGTGACCATATGCAATACAATCCGATGTGGCATCCTATTAAGTAATGTTGAACTTTTGTGGCGCTTAAAATTGGAAAACGACGAGGAACTAACTAACATGTGTTTGTTTGAGAACGGTGGCGAAAACCCTA ACAATGCTGCCATTAAAGCTGCTGTAAAATGTGGCCAGCCCCAATCAGTACAGCTGGAAGAAAAGGCCTCACAGactttatattttaaattgacTCCAAAACTTACTGGCCGTTTTACTGTTGTTGGCATGGTGGCTAATGTGGCATCAGTGGCGGAGCCCCAAGCAACACTTCTAGGGTCTTTACAATTTGAGACACAAGTTCTGCGACAAACGGGCAATAAGGCACCTTTGTTTGATCAGAAACTTAATATACGCGTAATTCCCACTTTGCCCTCTTTGAATGTTAGTTTTTCTGCCATACCCTCCGATCTGATAGCGGGAGAAATTGTGCCAGTCACTATATCCTTTAGAAATGACAGCATAAAGCCCATAGACGAAATATTGTTGGGTTGTGACAGTCCTCGATGGTTGACACTGCAGGATAAAGATACCACTATACCTCTGTCTCTCTTGAGTT CAATTAAGGATTTATCCAATGAAAAGCTGGTTAAGGATAAAGAAATTCGACAACAGCATGTTTCTCGCCTATTCAAATCGAAAACGGATGGTGCCttgaaggctcaagaaggcagTGTAATAACTGCATGGCTACAGGCTCCCTACGAGAAGGGTGAATTTACTTTACGCCTACTTTTCTATTATGGATTTTCCCCGGATGGAAAAAGTGGCAATTTGAAATATCGCCTAGTACGCCACAATTGGAAATTCAACATTCACGAGTGTCTGCAAACCGAAGCGACCTGTGTCCTAAGTAATGCGACAACAGGAGAATTGGGCATGAATATTGATATACGTAATGAGAATAAAATTCATCATGCTGTAATGTCAGAGCTATATGTTAACTCATTTGCTTTGTATTGTGAACAATTCCAAATAAACAAGGATAAGCTATATT GGATAAATCAAATGGAAATTTCTACGGGACTTCAAGGAG ATAATTGTCTAAAACCTTCGAAAAATGCCAGTTTTCAATGCCGTCTCACTGAAAGGACATCTGCCGCAGACAAACCTTTACCCCAGGAGCTGCTTAAGTCTCGACTTTCATATATGAACATATATACGAAGAAACCAGCCAACAACACAGAaccaaatattccaaaaatgtCGGAAATGTATAGTTTTCTAACAAAACATGAAACAGTATTTTTTAACCCCAGCATAACGACGGAGGAATTTAATAATATTGTGGCTTCATATAAACCGCATACCACAATAGCCATCTGCTGGTCGGCGGCTATAGTACAAAATTCACAACAACGTCAGGCCTATGGTCAACATTTTATACAGCTTAAAAACATTTACGAGAAGAAAGCATGTCCTTACCAAACCGATGAAATTAAACAATTTAGGCATGATCTGGATAAAGAGCACGAGAAACAATTCAACATTCAACAATTTTGTAGCAAGCCCCCACAAGACATTTATGAACTGCTGGATGCAGAAAGTGGTAAAAATACAGAACGGTATATGCCTTTcggagatgatgatgatgatttttgGGAACCAAACGAAATGTATGTGGGTCAACGGTGCTTTTTGGAAGATGAGAGTTTTCTAGTTGCAAGCAAAGCTTAA
- the LOC106090198 gene encoding uncharacterized protein LOC106090198 has protein sequence MAARFDALKTKHQLFHVSISLGVILICMTYMQYRRNWTVLGSFWDSLIIPIVFIGEMLKVILCFYYGRLEDSTLTQKQKQRKASYFTPKDLAYGLLLQFVCTMLYCFICIILGAPVLQSYEQTFVLSLLLTLLSVSPTVFLLGGGGALQVCFCEKPDFLTKTEETALNLFKYNALGGILGAWAGSIVSPLDWDREWQTYPIPNVVGALMGSAIFNIVACTRVLYATFKVYMSKKRS, from the exons ATGGCTGCACGCTTTGACGCCCTGAAGACGAAACATCAACTCTTTCACGTATCTATTAGTTTGGGCGTTATATTAATATGTATGACCTACATGCAATACCGAAGAAATTGGACAGTTTTGGGCAGCTTCTGGGACTCATTGATCATTCCAATTGTATTTATCGGCGAAATGTTGAAAGTTATTCTGTGTTTCTACTATGGCCGGCTTGAGGATTCAACCTTgacgcaaaaacaaaaacagcgaAAAGCATCATATTTTACCCCCAAAGACTTGGCCTACGGCCTATTATTACAATTTGTTTGCACCATGCTCTATTGTTTTATATGTATAATTTTGGGTGCTCCTGTCCTTCAGAGTTATGAGCAAACTTTTGTACTCTCTCTACTTTTAACATTGCTGTCGGTTTCGCCAACGGTATTCCTTTTGGGTGGAGGTGGAGCATTGCAAGTGTGCTTTTGTGAAAAGCCTGACTTCTTAACTAAAACGGAGGAAACCGCTTTGAATCTATTCAAATACAATGCATTGGGAGGCATTTTGGGTGCTTGGGCTGGTTCCATTGTATCGCCATTGGATTGGGATCGCGAATGGCAAACATATCCCATACCTAATGTGGTGGGAGCTCTTATGGGAAGTGCTATTTTTAATATAG TGGCCTGTACTCGTGTCCTATATGCTACATTCAAAGTGTACATGAGCAAAAAGCGATCATAA